In Thermosynechococcus sichuanensis E542, a single genomic region encodes these proteins:
- a CDS encoding NotI family restriction endonuclease, with translation MSNSGQPLAEVFGYLVTDHTDVAQRYRSRRLCPFNNKVPNCPKDKAKNPLGVCSIYHEGAPVITCPIRFRQDCIIADAAVDFFFEEGTRWTSLTEVRLNDAYGKSAGNIDVVLVAYDESGRVTDFGALEMQAVYISGNVREPFDYYMADPDHRASMNWSQQPNYPRSDYLSSSCKRLVPQLVYKGGILHSWKKKIAVALHRSFFKTLPPLKQVQDKAEMAWLIYDLELQKAEGTESERYYLTKVDEVLTEFQPALLAITTPCPGNINHFIKVLQEKLDEQLEAPPLNETIENLF, from the coding sequence ATGAGCAATAGTGGGCAGCCACTGGCAGAAGTGTTTGGCTATCTGGTGACCGACCACACAGATGTAGCTCAACGCTACCGTTCTCGGCGGCTTTGTCCTTTTAACAACAAAGTACCCAATTGCCCAAAAGACAAGGCCAAAAATCCCCTCGGTGTGTGCAGTATTTATCATGAAGGGGCACCCGTCATCACCTGCCCGATTCGCTTTCGTCAGGATTGCATCATTGCTGATGCTGCTGTTGATTTCTTTTTTGAAGAGGGAACACGGTGGACTTCTCTTACAGAAGTGCGGCTCAACGATGCCTATGGCAAGTCTGCCGGAAACATTGATGTTGTTCTTGTTGCCTACGATGAAAGTGGCAGAGTGACTGATTTTGGCGCTCTTGAGATGCAAGCTGTTTATATCTCTGGTAATGTGCGTGAGCCATTTGACTACTACATGGCTGATCCCGACCACAGAGCGTCTATGAATTGGTCTCAGCAGCCAAATTATCCCCGTTCCGATTATCTTTCCTCTTCTTGCAAGAGACTCGTACCGCAATTGGTTTATAAGGGTGGAATCTTGCATTCATGGAAAAAGAAAATTGCAGTTGCTTTACATAGAAGTTTCTTTAAGACACTTCCCCCCCTCAAGCAGGTACAAGATAAAGCCGAAATGGCTTGGCTGATCTATGACCTAGAACTACAAAAAGCAGAGGGAACTGAGTCAGAGCGATATTATTTGACAAAAGTGGATGAAGTTTTAACGGAATTTCAGCCTGCATTGCTGGCAATTACAACTCCATGCCCCGGCAACATCAACCATTTCATCAAAGTTCTCCAAGAAAAACTTGATGAGCAATTGGAAGCTCCCCCGCTTAATGAAACTATTGAAAATTTGTTTTAA
- a CDS encoding cell division protein FtsX has product MANLSPFPTLDFLLPEVRRSLWRGGWLNGAAVIAVAVTLFIFGWGWQVSQLLGASVESLGNRLEITAYVSPDLPAAKVASLKEQLAALPGIADFTWIDRDRAWAELQADLGLKSEQGGLDLFDTNPLSDEIKIRAQSLEQVVSLASQIAQKEGIESVQYLERALTGLQSLQRVVRGVTFILVLLLSVTVVALVSAILRLIILVRQPEIEIMTLVGATQTWIYTPLFIQAASLGGGGGLLAWMVGWGSSQQLQQWLTQQASFRALASNVSLEWSVGLGVCLIIIGVILGLVSTRLALQTTAPMPQ; this is encoded by the coding sequence ATGGCAAACTTGAGTCCCTTCCCCACCCTTGACTTTTTGCTGCCAGAAGTGCGCCGCAGTCTTTGGCGCGGTGGTTGGCTCAATGGCGCAGCCGTCATTGCTGTGGCCGTGACGCTCTTTATTTTTGGTTGGGGCTGGCAAGTGTCGCAACTCCTTGGCGCTAGTGTCGAGTCCTTGGGGAATCGGCTAGAAATTACGGCCTATGTGTCCCCTGATCTTCCCGCAGCCAAAGTGGCCAGCCTCAAGGAGCAGTTAGCGGCATTACCGGGGATAGCCGACTTCACTTGGATTGATCGCGATCGCGCTTGGGCAGAATTGCAAGCTGATTTAGGCCTCAAAAGTGAACAGGGTGGCTTAGACCTCTTTGACACCAATCCCCTCAGTGATGAAATTAAGATTCGCGCCCAAAGCCTCGAACAGGTGGTTTCCTTAGCCAGCCAAATTGCCCAAAAGGAAGGCATTGAGTCTGTGCAGTATCTTGAGCGCGCCCTAACAGGCCTGCAAAGTTTGCAACGAGTGGTGCGGGGAGTCACGTTCATTTTGGTGCTGCTCCTGAGTGTAACGGTAGTTGCTCTAGTGAGCGCTATTTTGCGGTTGATTATCCTTGTACGCCAACCTGAAATTGAGATCATGACATTGGTGGGCGCTACCCAAACTTGGATCTACACCCCCCTATTTATTCAAGCCGCTAGTCTAGGGGGCGGCGGTGGTTTACTAGCGTGGATGGTTGGTTGGGGCAGTAGTCAACAGCTTCAGCAGTGGTTAACCCAACAGGCCAGTTTTCGCGCCCTTGCCAGCAATGTCTCCCTTGAATGGTCGGTGGGCTTGGGGGTCTGCCTGATCATCATTGGGGTGATTTTGGGGCTAGTGAGCACCCGATTGGCACTGCAAACCACAGCCCCTATGCCACAATAG
- the ftsE gene encoding cell division ATP-binding protein FtsE, translating to MALSLVSRTVALAADAGFAAICMEGDPESFAWATAFLILMTAVTPVVPPCEPTSKGAIIAELCQVTKAFGGALPCLHRVNLQLRRGEFYFLTGASGSGKSTLLKLLCGQLRPDQGTVRLFGEEVNPQRDRQMAQLRRRMGVIFQDFKLLSDRSVAENVAFALMVRGIPKTEIQQRVQTALKLVGLSHKANAPPQSLSGGEQQRVSIARAIVGGPELLLADEPTGNLDPQTSQQILALLHRLHQHGLTVLFTTHDLALTRLVPHRILHLHHGKLESLPHP from the coding sequence GTGGCTCTATCGCTTGTATCAAGAACCGTGGCGCTGGCGGCGGATGCTGGCTTTGCCGCAATTTGCATGGAAGGCGATCCTGAGTCGTTTGCATGGGCGACAGCGTTTCTCATCCTGATGACAGCAGTGACCCCAGTGGTACCCCCCTGTGAACCAACCTCTAAGGGGGCAATCATTGCCGAACTCTGCCAAGTTACGAAGGCCTTTGGTGGCGCCTTGCCCTGTTTGCATCGGGTCAATTTGCAACTGCGACGGGGAGAGTTTTACTTTCTCACGGGGGCTTCGGGATCGGGGAAATCCACCCTCTTAAAACTTCTTTGTGGTCAACTTCGTCCGGACCAGGGTACTGTTCGCCTATTCGGTGAGGAAGTCAATCCCCAACGGGATCGGCAGATGGCGCAGTTGCGACGGCGGATGGGGGTGATTTTTCAGGATTTTAAGCTCCTTAGCGATCGCTCGGTGGCAGAAAATGTTGCTTTTGCGCTAATGGTGCGCGGTATTCCAAAGACAGAAATTCAGCAGCGGGTACAAACGGCGCTTAAACTGGTGGGACTGAGCCACAAAGCCAATGCCCCTCCCCAATCGCTGTCGGGGGGAGAGCAGCAGCGGGTGAGCATTGCACGGGCGATCGTTGGTGGGCCTGAGCTATTGCTGGCGGATGAACCCACGGGTAATCTGGATCCCCAAACCAGCCAACAAATTCTTGCCCTGCTCCATCGCCTCCATCAACATGGGTTAACAGTCCTCTTTACCACCCACGACTTAGCTTTGACTCGCTTAGTTCCCCATCGAATTCTCCATTTGCACCATGGCAAACTTGAGTCCCTTCCCCACCCTTGA
- a CDS encoding WecB/TagA/CpsF family glycosyltransferase, translating to MGYPLVMPTIPAKVSVFGFPLHLVDNAPEWLLMQQRDGRGQHVITLNSEMVMLAERTPEFADVLHRADLVIPDGSGVILYLKLHGLSVPRLPGIEFAEALLRLANEAPQPKRVFFYGAAPGVAEKVAERWHRELPNLKIVGVQSGYHDAATEVALIEKLKETQPHIIFVALGVPRQEYWIDRHRHICPEAIWVGVGGSFDIWAGVKKRAPKLFQKLHLEWLYRLYQEPWRWRRMLALPQFAWKAILSRLHGRQRFSS from the coding sequence ATGGGTTACCCCCTTGTGATGCCCACCATTCCCGCAAAAGTCTCAGTTTTCGGATTTCCCCTCCATTTGGTGGACAATGCTCCTGAGTGGTTACTCATGCAGCAGCGGGATGGCCGTGGTCAACACGTGATCACGCTCAATTCAGAAATGGTGATGCTGGCGGAGCGCACACCGGAGTTTGCCGACGTTTTACACCGTGCTGATTTGGTCATTCCCGATGGATCGGGGGTCATTCTCTACCTCAAGTTGCATGGCCTCTCTGTGCCTCGTCTACCGGGGATTGAATTTGCCGAAGCACTGCTGCGCCTCGCCAATGAAGCGCCCCAACCCAAGCGAGTCTTTTTCTATGGGGCAGCTCCTGGGGTGGCAGAAAAGGTGGCTGAGCGCTGGCATCGAGAATTACCGAATCTAAAGATTGTGGGCGTGCAATCTGGCTACCATGATGCGGCTACCGAAGTTGCCCTCATTGAAAAGCTGAAAGAGACACAACCCCACATTATCTTTGTTGCTTTGGGGGTGCCCCGGCAGGAATACTGGATCGATCGCCATCGTCACATTTGCCCAGAGGCGATTTGGGTCGGTGTCGGTGGCAGCTTTGATATTTGGGCTGGGGTGAAAAAACGAGCACCCAAGCTGTTCCAAAAGCTTCATTTAGAGTGGCTCTATCGCTTGTATCAAGAACCGTGGCGCTGGCGGCGGATGCTGGCTTTGCCGCAATTTGCATGGAAGGCGATCCTGAGTCGTTTGCATGGGCGACAGCGTTTCTCATCCTGA
- the psbD gene encoding photosystem II D2 protein (photosystem q(a) protein), translating into MTIAIGRAPAERGWFDILDDWLKRDRFVFVGWSGILLFPCAYLALGGWLTGTTFVTSWYTHGLASSYLEGCNFLTVAVSTPANSMGHSLLLLWGPEAQGDFTRWCQLGGLWTFIALHGAFGLIGFMLRQFEIARLVGVRPYNAIAFSAPIAVFVSVFLIYPLGQSSWFFAPSFGVAAIFRFLLFFQGFHNWTLNPFHMMGVAGVLGGALLCAIHGATVENTLFQDGDSASTFRAFTPTQAEETYSMVTANRFWSQIFGIAFSNKRWLHFFMLFVPVTGLWMSAIGVVGLALNLRSYDFISQEIRAAEDPEFETFYTKNLLLNEGIRAWMAPQDQPHENFVFPEEVLPRGNAL; encoded by the coding sequence ATGACGATCGCGATTGGACGAGCGCCAGCAGAACGGGGATGGTTCGACATCCTCGACGACTGGCTCAAACGTGACAGATTTGTCTTTGTCGGCTGGTCAGGCATCCTGCTTTTCCCCTGCGCCTACCTTGCCCTCGGTGGCTGGCTGACCGGTACCACCTTTGTGACTTCTTGGTACACCCACGGCCTCGCCTCCAGCTACCTCGAAGGTTGCAACTTCCTCACCGTTGCCGTGTCCACCCCCGCCAACAGCATGGGGCACTCCCTGCTCCTCCTTTGGGGTCCTGAAGCCCAAGGGGACTTCACCCGCTGGTGCCAACTGGGGGGTCTGTGGACCTTTATTGCCCTCCACGGCGCCTTTGGCCTCATTGGCTTCATGCTGCGGCAGTTTGAAATTGCGCGCTTGGTGGGTGTCCGTCCCTACAATGCCATTGCCTTCAGCGCCCCCATTGCCGTCTTTGTCAGCGTCTTCCTCATCTACCCCTTGGGGCAATCCAGTTGGTTCTTTGCCCCCAGCTTTGGCGTGGCCGCCATCTTCCGCTTCCTGCTGTTCTTCCAAGGGTTCCACAACTGGACCTTGAACCCCTTCCACATGATGGGGGTAGCCGGTGTGCTTGGTGGTGCCCTGTTGTGTGCCATCCATGGTGCCACAGTGGAGAACACCCTCTTCCAAGATGGAGACTCAGCGAGCACCTTCCGCGCCTTTACGCCGACCCAAGCGGAAGAGACCTACTCAATGGTGACGGCGAACCGTTTTTGGAGCCAAATTTTTGGGATTGCCTTCTCGAACAAGCGCTGGTTGCACTTTTTCATGTTGTTTGTGCCGGTAACAGGGTTGTGGATGAGTGCGATTGGCGTGGTGGGTCTGGCGTTGAACCTGCGGTCCTATGACTTTATTTCGCAGGAGATTCGGGCAGCGGAAGACCCTGAGTTTGAGACGTTCTACACGAAGAACCTGCTCTTGAACGAGGGCATTCGCGCTTGGATGGCGCCCCAAGACCAACCCCATGAAAACTTTGTCTTCCCAGAAGAGGTACTCCCCCGTGGTAACGCGCTGTAG
- the rfbC gene encoding dTDP-4-dehydrorhamnose 3,5-epimerase, whose amino-acid sequence MLKVQPLAIPDILLLEPRVFRDQRGFFLESFNQRAFMAATGLDVTFVQDNHSASQQGVLRGLHYQHQQPQGKLIRVIEGKIFDVAVDLRRSSPTCGQWVGVWLSADTFQQLWIPPGFAHGFWVQSATAQVLYKTTDYYNPGDEYTLLWNDPTIGIQWPIDSEPLLSAKDQQGKSFNELPLFA is encoded by the coding sequence ATGCTCAAGGTACAACCGCTGGCGATTCCTGATATTCTCCTCTTGGAACCCCGTGTCTTTCGCGATCAGCGGGGCTTTTTCCTAGAAAGCTTTAATCAACGGGCTTTTATGGCCGCTACAGGCTTAGACGTGACCTTTGTCCAAGACAATCACTCTGCCTCCCAACAGGGCGTGCTACGGGGATTACACTACCAGCACCAACAGCCCCAAGGTAAACTCATTCGCGTCATCGAAGGAAAAATTTTTGATGTCGCAGTTGATTTGCGGCGTTCCTCGCCCACCTGTGGCCAATGGGTAGGGGTCTGGCTCAGTGCAGACACATTCCAGCAACTGTGGATTCCCCCCGGCTTTGCCCACGGCTTCTGGGTGCAATCAGCCACTGCCCAAGTACTTTATAAAACAACGGACTACTACAATCCGGGGGATGAATACACATTGCTGTGGAATGATCCAACCATCGGCATTCAATGGCCCATTGATAGCGAACCCCTCCTTTCTGCCAAGGATCAGCAGGGCAAGTCTTTCAACGAACTTCCCCTATTTGCTTGA
- the rfbA gene encoding glucose-1-phosphate thymidylyltransferase RfbA — translation MKGIILAGGSGTRLYPLTQVVSKQLMPIYDKPMIYYPLSILMLAGIREILIISTPEHLYLFEKLLGDGHQWGLSLSYCVQPQPNGLAEAFILGREFLQGEPVCLTLGDNLLYGHDLSEKLQRAAQLTQGAMIFGYRVANPQQYGVIEFDANGRVLDIEEKPAVPKSNYAVPGIYFYDHQVCDLAAQLQPSARGELEITDLNRLYLDKGQLRVELLGRGYAWLDTGTHDLLQQASSFIRTLEERQGVKIACLEEIALHQGYITPEQLYELAQPLRKSSYGQYLLQVWAEVTGGMHAQGTTAGDS, via the coding sequence ATGAAAGGAATTATCTTGGCTGGTGGCTCTGGAACCCGCCTCTATCCCCTAACGCAGGTGGTCAGTAAACAACTGATGCCCATCTACGACAAGCCAATGATTTACTATCCCCTCTCAATTTTGATGTTGGCGGGGATTCGGGAGATTCTCATTATTTCTACCCCAGAGCACCTCTATCTTTTTGAAAAGCTTCTGGGGGATGGTCATCAGTGGGGGTTGTCCCTCAGCTATTGTGTGCAGCCTCAGCCCAATGGTCTAGCAGAAGCCTTTATCTTAGGGCGGGAATTTTTGCAGGGGGAACCCGTGTGCCTCACCCTTGGCGATAATCTCCTCTACGGCCATGATCTGTCGGAGAAGTTGCAGCGGGCAGCGCAACTCACCCAAGGGGCAATGATCTTTGGCTATCGGGTGGCCAATCCGCAGCAGTACGGCGTGATTGAATTTGATGCCAACGGTCGTGTTCTTGATATTGAGGAAAAGCCAGCAGTCCCCAAGTCCAACTATGCCGTGCCGGGCATCTATTTCTATGACCATCAGGTGTGTGATCTGGCAGCCCAACTGCAACCGTCAGCGCGGGGAGAACTGGAAATCACTGACCTCAATCGCCTCTACCTCGACAAGGGGCAACTACGGGTGGAATTACTCGGGCGCGGCTATGCGTGGCTGGATACCGGTACCCATGATCTGCTGCAACAGGCCAGTAGCTTCATTCGCACCCTAGAGGAACGGCAGGGGGTCAAAATTGCCTGTCTAGAGGAAATTGCTCTGCATCAGGGCTACATTACCCCAGAGCAACTGTATGAACTCGCCCAACCCCTGCGCAAAAGTAGCTACGGTCAATATCTCTTGCAGGTGTGGGCAGAAGTCACAGGAGGTATGCATGCTCAAGGTACAACCGCTGGCGATTCCTGA
- the rfbB gene encoding dTDP-glucose 4,6-dehydratase has translation MSKFLVTGGGGFIGANFVRLALTEGWGAILNLDKVTYACHPGTLAMLEQLPNYQFVQGDVGDRPLVQELLQTFQPDAVIHFAAESHVDRSINSPQDFIQTNVVGTANLLEEVKTYWQQLPTGAQEQFRFIHISTDEVYGSLGPEDPPFREDTPYAPNSPYAASKAASDHLVRAYHHTYGLPTLTTNCSNNYGPYQFPEKLIPLMICQALAGQPLPIYGDGQNVRDWLYVEDHCRAVYTVWQKGQVGETYNIGGNCEKPNLEVVQTLCDLLQTLVPRSDLNYRSLITFVSDRPGHDRRYAIDAGKIQRELGWQPQETFSTGLEKTVQWYLAHQDWVEAARTADYRAWLTTNYGSLLTPCP, from the coding sequence ATGAGCAAGTTTTTGGTAACCGGTGGGGGGGGGTTTATTGGCGCCAACTTTGTGCGCTTAGCCCTTACGGAAGGCTGGGGGGCGATACTCAACCTGGATAAAGTAACCTATGCCTGTCATCCCGGCACTTTGGCCATGCTCGAGCAATTGCCTAATTATCAATTTGTGCAGGGGGATGTGGGCGATCGCCCCCTTGTTCAAGAGCTATTGCAAACCTTTCAGCCCGATGCCGTGATTCACTTTGCTGCCGAAAGCCATGTGGATCGCTCCATCAATAGTCCCCAAGACTTTATCCAAACCAATGTTGTCGGTACAGCCAATCTCCTAGAGGAGGTCAAAACCTACTGGCAACAGTTACCCACTGGTGCACAGGAGCAGTTCCGCTTTATTCACATTTCCACCGATGAAGTCTATGGCAGTCTTGGTCCTGAGGATCCGCCCTTTCGGGAAGACACCCCCTATGCCCCCAACAGTCCCTATGCCGCCTCCAAGGCCGCCTCAGATCACCTTGTGCGCGCCTACCACCACACCTATGGCCTGCCCACCCTGACAACCAATTGCTCCAACAACTACGGCCCCTACCAGTTCCCCGAAAAACTGATTCCCCTGATGATCTGCCAAGCCTTGGCGGGGCAACCGCTACCCATTTATGGCGATGGTCAAAATGTGCGGGATTGGCTCTATGTTGAGGATCACTGCCGCGCGGTCTATACCGTCTGGCAAAAGGGACAGGTGGGTGAAACCTACAACATTGGCGGCAACTGCGAAAAGCCTAACCTTGAGGTGGTGCAAACCCTCTGTGACCTGCTGCAAACCCTTGTGCCCCGGTCTGATTTGAATTATCGCAGCTTGATTACCTTTGTGAGCGATCGCCCCGGTCACGATCGCCGCTACGCCATTGATGCCGGTAAAATCCAGCGAGAACTGGGGTGGCAGCCCCAAGAAACCTTCAGCACTGGCCTCGAAAAAACGGTGCAGTGGTATCTTGCCCATCAAGATTGGGTAGAAGCAGCGCGCACCGCCGACTATAGGGCTTGGCTAACAACCAACTATGGCAGTCTCTTAACCCCTTGCCCATGA
- a CDS encoding nucleoside deaminase, with product MDEFMAAAIAEAEQGLKEGGIPIGSVLVRNGQIIGRGHNQRVQRGSPILHAEIDCLANAGRIGRYDDTVLYSTLMPCYLCAGAVVQFGIKKVIAGESQTFAGAREFMEAHGVEVIDLNLERCQQLMRDFIAQYPQLWFEDIGELTPERE from the coding sequence ATGGATGAATTTATGGCGGCGGCGATCGCCGAAGCAGAGCAAGGACTCAAAGAAGGCGGTATTCCCATTGGCTCCGTTTTAGTGCGCAATGGCCAAATCATTGGTCGCGGTCACAACCAACGGGTACAGCGGGGCAGTCCGATTCTGCATGCGGAGATTGACTGTCTAGCCAATGCCGGTCGCATCGGTCGCTATGATGATACGGTGCTGTACTCAACCCTGATGCCCTGCTATCTCTGTGCGGGTGCTGTGGTGCAGTTTGGCATCAAAAAAGTCATTGCGGGTGAATCCCAAACCTTTGCGGGGGCACGGGAGTTCATGGAAGCCCATGGCGTTGAGGTGATTGATTTGAACTTGGAGCGATGCCAGCAGTTAATGCGGGACTTTATTGCCCAGTATCCCCAGCTCTGGTTTGAGGACATTGGCGAACTCACCCCTGAAAGAGAGTAG
- the alr gene encoding alanine racemase: MLSQEQLTSSHECERAWIEIDLGALAANTQHLRQWLAPATELLAVVKADAYGHGAVTVAQTVLAHGATWLGVATIPEGIALRQAGITAPILVLGSVNLPVQVQMMAEWQLQPTLSTPKQALIFSDYADHLREPLDVHLMIDTGMSRLGCPWQDAVGFVQFVQRLPHLRIQGIYSHFASADDPDPSLMWQQQAYFEQVCQELASLGLGSVRRHMANSAATLANRSSHYDMVRIGLSLYGVYPAPHLRDVVPLQPVMQVRSRITLLKDIPAHTGISYGHQFIAPKPMKIAVVGIGYADGVPRLLSNKLEVLVQGKRVRQVGAITMDQLMIDVSDIDGLQEGDVVTLLGEDGEDCLTVETWADTLGTITWEILCGFKNRLPRIPVS; the protein is encoded by the coding sequence ATGCTCAGTCAGGAACAGCTCACCAGTTCCCATGAGTGTGAGCGCGCGTGGATTGAAATTGATTTAGGCGCCTTGGCAGCCAATACCCAGCATCTTCGCCAATGGCTGGCACCCGCAACGGAACTTTTAGCCGTGGTGAAAGCAGATGCCTATGGTCATGGCGCGGTCACGGTGGCACAGACGGTTTTAGCCCATGGCGCCACTTGGCTAGGGGTGGCAACGATTCCCGAAGGGATTGCTCTACGGCAGGCGGGGATTACAGCGCCAATTTTGGTCTTGGGATCCGTCAATTTGCCGGTGCAGGTGCAGATGATGGCTGAGTGGCAGCTTCAGCCCACCCTCTCTACACCCAAGCAAGCCTTGATTTTCTCCGACTACGCCGATCATCTACGGGAACCCCTTGATGTCCATTTGATGATTGATACGGGCATGTCGCGCTTGGGCTGTCCGTGGCAGGATGCAGTCGGTTTTGTGCAGTTTGTGCAGCGGTTACCCCACCTGCGCATCCAAGGCATTTACTCCCACTTTGCCAGTGCTGATGATCCTGACCCCAGTTTGATGTGGCAGCAGCAGGCCTATTTTGAGCAAGTGTGCCAAGAACTCGCTTCCCTTGGGTTGGGGTCGGTGCGGCGTCACATGGCCAATTCAGCAGCCACCTTGGCCAATCGCAGTAGCCACTATGACATGGTGCGCATTGGTTTGAGTCTCTACGGTGTGTATCCTGCCCCCCACTTACGGGATGTGGTGCCGCTGCAACCGGTGATGCAGGTGCGATCGCGCATTACGCTGTTGAAGGATATTCCTGCCCATACGGGCATTAGCTATGGTCACCAATTCATTGCTCCCAAGCCGATGAAAATTGCGGTTGTTGGCATTGGCTACGCTGATGGCGTGCCGCGGCTTCTTTCCAACAAGCTCGAAGTTCTAGTACAGGGAAAACGGGTGCGCCAAGTGGGAGCAATTACGATGGATCAACTGATGATTGATGTCAGTGACATTGACGGCTTGCAGGAGGGGGATGTCGTCACGCTCTTGGGTGAAGATGGCGAGGACTGCCTAACGGTGGAGACTTGGGCGGACACCCTAGGCACGATTACTTGGGAAATTCTCTGTGGCTTCAAGAACCGCTTGCCGCGTATTCCCGTGTCCTAA
- the murI gene encoding glutamate racemase has product MNNWHKTSLGLNPLGAIGVFDSGVGGLTVLQALQSLLPQESFLYFGDTARLPYGTRRRSEILQYVREILTWMHSQGIKMAVMACNTSSALALAQVRSEFPFPILGLIVPAAKMAVTLGKRIGVIATPATVKSGAYARALQELSPTVAIAQVACPEFVPLVESNCLEGDRVHRIVRQTLSPLVDFDPDTLIYGCTHYPHLRSVIEQYLPASVHHLDPAHAVARATVRKLEAMNLVTPCPQGQVQFYVSGIPEQFAQLASQWLGYYPTVEHLSLSVLTQFYPPLEITAPPPEVSVVVAS; this is encoded by the coding sequence GTGAACAATTGGCACAAGACATCCCTAGGACTCAATCCGCTGGGAGCCATTGGCGTGTTTGACAGTGGGGTGGGGGGCCTAACGGTTTTACAGGCACTCCAAAGCCTTTTACCCCAAGAATCGTTTCTCTACTTTGGTGATACGGCACGGCTGCCCTACGGAACTCGCCGCCGCAGTGAAATTCTTCAATATGTGCGGGAGATTCTAACGTGGATGCATTCCCAAGGCATCAAGATGGCGGTGATGGCCTGCAACACCAGTTCAGCCCTTGCCTTGGCACAGGTTCGCAGTGAGTTTCCCTTTCCGATCCTTGGTTTGATTGTCCCTGCTGCCAAGATGGCAGTCACGCTGGGAAAGCGCATTGGTGTCATTGCTACCCCCGCAACAGTTAAAAGCGGTGCCTATGCCCGGGCACTTCAGGAACTTTCCCCCACGGTGGCGATCGCCCAAGTGGCTTGCCCTGAGTTTGTGCCTCTTGTGGAAAGTAATTGCCTAGAGGGCGATCGCGTCCATCGCATTGTTCGTCAGACCCTCAGCCCCCTCGTTGACTTTGACCCCGATACCCTCATTTATGGTTGCACCCACTACCCCCACCTGCGCTCTGTGATTGAGCAGTATTTGCCCGCAAGCGTTCATCACCTTGATCCTGCCCATGCCGTTGCCCGTGCCACCGTGCGCAAATTAGAGGCCATGAATTTAGTGACTCCCTGCCCCCAGGGACAAGTGCAATTTTATGTCAGTGGGATACCCGAACAATTTGCCCAATTAGCCAGCCAATGGCTGGGATACTACCCAACGGTGGAACATCTCTCCTTGAGTGTCTTGACCCAATTCTATCCGCCATTAGAGATAACCGCCCCGCCACCAGAGGTCTCGGTGGTTGTGGCCAGCTAG
- a CDS encoding Bax inhibitor-1/YccA family protein, which yields MSSTSNFQEAIREARSSAIVGPNVIRNALPFVGGGLLLTAVGSWGGLGVIATAPQLFMPTFIVAIIAELVLFFVAQGAARKGNNGLALPLLATYSLLSGYTLSGLIYVALNTVGIIGIIIAAGGCGITFMAASPIGSNLSERDGFALAKTVQLGIIALLVVLVLQLVFSLFGVFTPTFLEIAISGIGVVLFVGAAVVDFFVLPRTYRDDQYLSAALSMYLTYINLFIFILRLLIALNRSR from the coding sequence GTGAGTAGTACCAGTAATTTTCAAGAGGCGATTCGTGAGGCGCGTAGTAGCGCAATCGTCGGTCCCAATGTTATTCGCAATGCCCTGCCCTTTGTGGGTGGTGGCCTCCTCCTAACGGCCGTGGGTAGCTGGGGTGGTCTGGGTGTGATTGCAACTGCGCCCCAACTCTTCATGCCCACGTTTATTGTGGCCATTATTGCTGAACTTGTCCTCTTTTTTGTGGCGCAGGGAGCCGCTCGCAAAGGGAATAATGGGCTAGCACTGCCACTGTTGGCCACCTACAGCCTGCTGTCGGGCTATACCCTTTCGGGTTTGATTTATGTTGCCCTCAATACTGTCGGCATCATAGGCATTATCATTGCCGCTGGGGGCTGTGGCATTACGTTTATGGCCGCGAGTCCCATTGGTTCCAATCTGTCGGAACGCGATGGCTTTGCCCTTGCCAAAACGGTACAACTGGGAATTATTGCCCTGCTGGTGGTGCTGGTTCTGCAGTTAGTCTTCAGCCTCTTTGGTGTCTTTACGCCCACGTTTCTAGAAATCGCGATTTCTGGCATCGGCGTGGTGCTCTTTGTCGGGGCTGCGGTGGTGGACTTCTTTGTGCTGCCCCGTACCTACCGTGATGATCAGTATCTCTCTGCTGCCCTTTCGATGTACCTGACCTACATCAACCTGTTTATCTTTATCCTGCGGTTACTGATTGCCCTCAACCGCAGTCGCTAA